Proteins encoded together in one Vigna angularis cultivar LongXiaoDou No.4 chromosome 5, ASM1680809v1, whole genome shotgun sequence window:
- the LOC128196586 gene encoding uncharacterized protein LOC128196586 encodes MASGSALSFSGSPSITSEKLNGKNYLSWSAAMEMWFLGQGHYDHLEQDGSQVPFDKAEQWKQTDFQLCALLWQSVEPRLLISLKAFKTCHNFWKKAQSIYANDIQRLYDTANKLACLKMTDHDMVSFMTEAQAAVEELRMFLEVESSEDIKKKLDKYYIVMILRALHPDLNHIKDQLLTSHEVPSLEALTTCLLRVPVPPSQEAHETMEPFVMVATRGRGGCGTRGGGRGGRGRPQCSYCKRMGHTQENCYSLHGFPSKTANISKAETSTSNSKFTEEEYQEYLRLKSNSLAQSSQSQSTSTACISQSIEGLNSWVIDSGASDHIYGAWLGETDWRRI; translated from the exons ATGGCGTCTGGAAgtgctctttctttctctggaagtccctcAATCACTTCTGAAAAGCTAAACGGAAAGAATTATTTATCTTGGTCTGCTGCTAtggaaatgtggttccttggtcaaggacattatgaccaccttgagcaaGATGGGAGCCAAGTACCTTTTGACAAAGCTGAACAATGGAAACAAACTGATTTCCAATTGTGTGCCCTATTGTGGCAATCTGTGGAACCCCGACTTTTGATATCACTTAAAGCCTTCAAGACATGTCACAATTTTTGGAAaaaagctcaaagcatttatgctaatgatattcaacgtctctatgataccGCAAACAAGCTTGCCTGTCTCAAAatgacagaccatgatatggtctccttcatgactgaagcccaagcaGCTGTGGAAGAATTGAGAATGTTCTTGGAAGTGGAATCTTCGGAAGATATCAAAAAGAAGCTTGACAAGTATTATATAGTGATGATCCTCCGTGCTTTGCATCCAGATTTGAATCACATCAAAGATCAACTTCTGACAAGTCATGAGGTCCCTTCCTTGGAAGCCTTGACCACATGTCTTCTTCGTGTTCCTGTGCCTCCGTCTCAGGAAGCTCATGAAACAATGGAACCATTtgtcatggttgccacgcgaggaagaggaggatgtggcactagaggaggaggacgtggaggtcgaGGACGTCCACAGTGCTCTTACTGTAAGAGGATGGGTCACACCCAAGAAAACTGCTACTCCTTGCATGGCTTTCCTTCAAAAACCGCCAATATCTCTAAggctgaaacttccacttccaactccaagttcactgaggaagagtatcaagagtatCTGCGATTAAAGTCTAATAGTTTGGCGCAATCATCTCAGTCTCAAAGTACGTCCACagcttgcatttctcaatccattGAAGGTctaaattcatgggtaattgactcgggtgcttctgatcacatttatg gagcgtggctcggggagacagattggagaaggatatga